In a single window of the Coffea eugenioides isolate CCC68of chromosome 3, Ceug_1.0, whole genome shotgun sequence genome:
- the LOC113765928 gene encoding cyclin-dependent kinase inhibitor 3-like, whose amino-acid sequence MEVNHAQTPLGVRTRSMTLELKRLQKLPASPSAASAAIGDGGSYLQLRSRRVERLSPFAAKAKTRKILKGSTSKSQGTGPASGNQESKKDKGMGPMLEENENEEKKNNPDDLKVMVSSWEQNNLEAESAERYNFDFDKEEPLPGRYEWEKLMP is encoded by the exons ATGGAGGTGAACCATGCTCAAACCCCACTTGGTGTACGTACGAGGTCCATGACTCTGGAACTCAAGCGTTTACAGAAGTTACCTGCTTCACCATCAGCTGCATCTGCAGCCATTGGAGATGGTGGATCCTATCTGCAACTGAGGAGCCGTAGGGTGGAAAGGCTCTCACCATTTGCTGCTAAAGCGAAAACCCGAAAGATTCTCAAGGGTTCGACTTCAAAGAGCCAGGGAACGGGGCCAGCCAGTGGGaatcaagaaagcaagaaagaCAAGGGGATGGGTCCAATGCTGGAGGAGAATGAAAAtgaggagaaaaaaaataacCCTGATGATTTGAAGGTTATGGTGTCCTCCTGGGAACAGAATAACTTGGAGGCTGAAAGTGCTGAAAG GTACAACTTCGACTTCGACAAGGAAGAGCCGCTACCTGGCCGTTATGAGTGGGAGAAATTGATGCCCTAG